In one window of Nocardiopsis aegyptia DNA:
- a CDS encoding AfsR/SARP family transcriptional regulator, protein MTLEISVLGDIAARIDGRPVDLGHVRRQSVFLGLLADANRPVTADRLIDRVWGQRPPGGARSSLYSYVSRLRSALGASGGDVGVERRPGGYVLTVGPDVCAAIDLCRFRDLVTRARASPSGGPALALYEDAFRLWRADALGALDSPWINETREQLRLERFRAELDRNDLLLRQGRQAALLGDLIALAERHPLDERLIGQLMLTLYREGRAAQALERFESTRKALGEEMGTDPGTELRDLHLRILNSDPALDASSPAAAPVPSPRPRPVPAAAPPAMPPPGQLPPPPPLLTGREEGLAALDAALRPGAVPVTVICGLGGVGKTSLALRWAHDNLDRFPDGQLYVNLHGFSPSTRATTPQTAVHDLLTALGVDQKAVPASTDAQFGLYRTLLARQRILILLDNARDAEQVRPLIPGSSSCAVVVTSRDRLSGLVATEGARSVTLDPLTSAAARALFTARVGERRAAREPDAVETIVAAGGRLPLALTITAAHAMGAPHLPLAELASELRETATRLDLLDTGDAGTSLRSVFDASYRALPGPAARLLGLLSLAPGQCVGLPATAALAGLAHARTRALLRVLESAHLVHRPAPGRYELHDLVRLHSRERAERDQSEQDRRRALCALVDHYVRAASAGNRRLGPHDTPSTPGEEPGGGTATPLPSDETAAMAWFAAERSWLPAVVRLASELGLHRQAWRLCWDAHLYLRRCGPVEDFIGNARAGLDAAARLDDPDAPTLRALSHRGLASALLLTGHPGAEPAGHLVHALARFEETGDLLNQAHTHQALLLSAILTGDEHSAVDHGERSLDLYRTVGHAWWEAGALNNLGWCLARFGRHDLGYEHCRAALDACVALGNRHGEADALDSLGYAAGRAGRHAEAVAHYRRAVRLYRSTGDAIEEADSLSGLAEAHDALDESDHARVARRRALALYREQHRTEQVRETERRLRDPR, encoded by the coding sequence ATGACACTAGAGATCTCCGTCCTGGGTGACATCGCGGCACGCATCGACGGACGCCCCGTCGATCTCGGACACGTGCGGCGGCAGTCCGTGTTCCTCGGGCTGCTGGCCGACGCCAACCGTCCGGTCACGGCCGACCGGCTCATCGACCGGGTCTGGGGCCAGCGCCCGCCCGGCGGCGCCCGCTCGTCGCTGTACAGCTACGTCTCCCGGCTGCGGTCGGCCCTGGGGGCGTCCGGCGGGGACGTCGGGGTCGAGCGGCGCCCGGGCGGCTACGTCCTCACGGTCGGCCCCGACGTGTGCGCCGCGATCGACCTGTGCCGCTTCCGCGACCTCGTGACGCGGGCCCGGGCCTCGCCCAGCGGGGGACCCGCCCTCGCCCTGTACGAGGACGCGTTCCGGCTGTGGCGGGCCGACGCCCTCGGCGCGCTGGACAGCCCCTGGATCAACGAGACCCGCGAACAGCTCCGGCTGGAGCGCTTCCGGGCGGAACTGGACCGCAACGACCTACTGCTCCGCCAGGGCAGGCAGGCCGCCCTCCTCGGCGATCTGATCGCCCTCGCCGAGCGGCATCCGCTCGACGAGCGCCTGATCGGCCAGCTCATGCTCACGCTGTACCGGGAGGGCCGTGCCGCCCAGGCGCTGGAGCGCTTCGAGTCCACCCGGAAGGCACTGGGGGAGGAGATGGGCACGGATCCCGGGACCGAGCTCAGGGACCTCCACCTGCGGATCCTCAACAGCGATCCGGCCCTGGACGCGTCCTCGCCCGCGGCGGCGCCCGTCCCGTCGCCCCGCCCGCGGCCGGTCCCGGCCGCGGCGCCCCCGGCCATGCCCCCGCCCGGCCAGCTCCCGCCTCCGCCTCCGCTGCTGACCGGGCGCGAGGAGGGCCTCGCCGCGCTCGACGCCGCCCTGCGGCCGGGGGCGGTGCCGGTCACGGTGATCTGCGGCCTCGGCGGAGTGGGCAAGACCTCGCTGGCCCTCCGATGGGCGCACGACAACCTCGACCGGTTCCCCGACGGCCAGCTCTACGTGAACCTGCACGGCTTCTCCCCGAGTACCCGCGCCACCACGCCCCAGACCGCGGTCCACGACCTCCTCACCGCACTCGGGGTCGACCAGAAGGCCGTCCCCGCCAGCACCGACGCGCAGTTCGGCCTGTACCGCACCCTGCTCGCCCGACAACGGATCCTGATCCTGCTGGACAACGCGCGCGACGCCGAACAGGTCCGCCCGCTGATCCCCGGTTCCTCCTCCTGCGCGGTCGTGGTCACCAGCCGCGACCGTCTCAGCGGCCTGGTCGCCACCGAGGGGGCCCGGTCCGTCACGCTCGACCCGCTCACCTCCGCGGCGGCGCGCGCACTGTTCACGGCCAGAGTCGGCGAGCGCCGCGCGGCACGGGAGCCGGACGCGGTGGAGACCATCGTCGCCGCCGGCGGGCGGCTGCCCCTGGCCCTGACCATCACCGCCGCCCACGCCATGGGCGCTCCGCACCTGCCGCTCGCCGAACTGGCGTCCGAACTGCGCGAGACCGCGACCCGGCTCGACCTCCTGGACACCGGCGATGCCGGCACGTCGCTGCGAAGCGTCTTCGACGCCTCCTACCGGGCCCTGCCCGGGCCCGCGGCACGGCTGCTGGGCCTGCTGAGCCTGGCTCCGGGGCAGTGCGTCGGGCTGCCGGCCACCGCGGCGCTCGCCGGGCTCGCCCACGCCCGCACCAGGGCGCTGCTGCGCGTCCTGGAATCGGCCCACCTCGTCCACCGGCCGGCGCCGGGGCGCTACGAACTGCACGACCTCGTCCGACTGCACAGCAGGGAGCGGGCCGAGCGGGATCAGTCGGAGCAGGACCGGCGCCGCGCGCTGTGCGCGCTGGTCGACCACTACGTCCGCGCCGCCTCCGCCGGGAACCGCCGCCTGGGCCCCCACGACACCCCCTCCACCCCCGGGGAGGAACCGGGCGGCGGGACCGCGACCCCGCTGCCGTCGGACGAGACCGCGGCGATGGCGTGGTTCGCCGCCGAGCGGTCCTGGCTGCCCGCCGTGGTCCGCCTCGCCTCGGAGCTGGGCCTGCACCGCCAGGCCTGGCGGTTGTGCTGGGACGCCCACCTGTACCTGCGGCGCTGTGGTCCGGTCGAGGACTTCATCGGCAACGCGCGCGCCGGACTCGACGCCGCGGCCAGGCTGGACGATCCGGACGCGCCGACGCTGAGGGCGCTGTCCCACCGGGGCCTGGCCTCCGCCCTGCTCCTGACCGGGCACCCCGGTGCGGAACCGGCCGGCCACCTCGTCCACGCCCTGGCCCGCTTCGAGGAGACCGGTGACCTGCTCAACCAGGCGCACACGCACCAGGCGCTCCTGCTGTCCGCGATCCTCACCGGGGACGAGCACTCGGCGGTGGACCACGGGGAGCGGTCCCTGGACCTGTACCGCACCGTCGGCCACGCGTGGTGGGAGGCGGGGGCGCTCAACAACCTCGGCTGGTGCCTGGCGCGCTTCGGCCGACACGACCTCGGCTACGAACACTGCCGGGCCGCCCTGGACGCGTGCGTGGCCCTCGGCAACAGGCACGGGGAGGCGGACGCCCTGGACAGCCTGGGATACGCCGCCGGCCGCGCGGGCCGCCATGCCGAAGCCGTCGCGCACTACCGCCGGGCGGTCCGCCTGTACCGGAGCACGGGAGACGCCATCGAGGAGGCCGACTCGCTCAGCGGCCTCGCGGAGGCCCACGACGCCCTCGACGAGAGCGACCACGCCCGCGTGGCCAGGCGCCGGGCCCTGGCGCTCTACCGCGAGCAGCACCGCACGGAACAGGTGCGGGAGACGGAGCGGAGGCTGCGGGACCCGCGGTGA
- the aztA gene encoding zinc ABC transporter ATP-binding protein AztA codes for MDRVALEGVYAGYGGADVLRGVDARIPDGAVTALVGANGSGKSTLLGVLAGTLRTRAGTVTRHGGSRPAFVVQRSAVQDALPVTARATVAMGRWAHRGPWRPLTRRDRAVVRDCLDRMGVADLADRRLGELSGGQRQRVLVAQGLAQEADLLLLDEPSAGLDRHALDYIRATVDRARAEGVTVVHATHAPEEALGADQCIVMEGGTVASSGPPGEAAGPWR; via the coding sequence ATGGACCGGGTCGCACTGGAGGGCGTGTACGCGGGGTACGGAGGGGCGGACGTCCTCCGGGGCGTCGACGCCCGGATCCCCGATGGCGCGGTCACCGCCCTGGTCGGGGCCAACGGCTCCGGGAAGTCCACGCTGCTGGGCGTTCTGGCGGGCACGCTCAGGACGCGCGCGGGAACGGTGACCCGGCACGGCGGCTCCCGGCCCGCCTTCGTGGTCCAGCGCAGCGCCGTCCAGGACGCCCTGCCCGTCACGGCGCGGGCGACCGTCGCCATGGGGCGCTGGGCGCACCGCGGCCCGTGGCGCCCGTTGACCAGGCGCGACAGGGCGGTGGTCCGGGACTGCCTCGACAGGATGGGCGTCGCCGACCTGGCCGACCGCCGGCTGGGGGAGCTCTCCGGCGGCCAGCGCCAGCGCGTCCTGGTCGCCCAGGGGCTGGCGCAGGAGGCGGACCTACTCCTGCTGGACGAACCGTCGGCGGGCCTGGACCGGCACGCGCTGGACTACATCCGCGCGACCGTGGATCGTGCCCGCGCCGAGGGGGTGACGGTCGTCCACGCGACCCACGCACCGGAGGAGGCGCTGGGCGCCGACCAGTGCATCGTCATGGAGGGCGGCACGGTGGCGTCCTCCGGGCCGCCCGGGGAGGCCGCGGGGCCGTGGCGATGA
- a CDS encoding GNAT family N-acetyltransferase encodes MDERRTHRSSGAGRAERGEVTVPPVIRDLTRHDLAGCGWSGGPHHVAAVAGALERAAAGEVDYVAVCAPSQAPPAIGGVDFQPFPDAGYLWQPAVHPFVRRRGVGTVLVRALEDRVRRRGLSRAELCYEEHDAGNRAFCERLGYTAYGTVPDGWEQRLPSGEVSFHETTCVRMRRGLRVRPPAVPVRWVFPPGCGRHPWLSEHVPAWTNDLRQEARRLGDPVLPAQPRDAHHALADARHNVTRARALGLLPQE; translated from the coding sequence ATGGACGAGCGGCGGACGCACCGGTCGAGCGGTGCCGGAAGGGCGGAGCGCGGCGAGGTGACCGTGCCCCCGGTGATCCGTGACCTCACCCGGCACGACCTGGCCGGCTGCGGCTGGTCCGGCGGACCGCACCACGTCGCGGCCGTGGCCGGGGCGCTGGAACGCGCCGCGGCCGGCGAGGTCGACTACGTGGCCGTCTGCGCTCCCTCACAGGCGCCGCCGGCGATCGGAGGGGTCGACTTCCAGCCCTTCCCCGACGCGGGCTACCTGTGGCAGCCGGCCGTGCATCCCTTCGTGCGGCGCCGCGGCGTCGGCACAGTCCTGGTGCGTGCGCTCGAGGACCGCGTCCGCCGACGCGGGCTCTCCCGTGCGGAACTGTGCTACGAGGAGCACGACGCGGGCAACCGCGCCTTCTGCGAACGGCTCGGGTACACGGCCTACGGCACGGTTCCGGACGGCTGGGAGCAGCGGCTCCCCAGCGGAGAGGTCTCGTTCCACGAGACGACCTGTGTCCGGATGCGGCGCGGGCTCCGCGTCCGACCTCCCGCGGTACCCGTGCGGTGGGTGTTCCCTCCCGGGTGCGGGCGGCACCCCTGGCTGTCCGAGCACGTGCCCGCCTGGACCAACGACCTGCGCCAGGAGGCCCGCAGGCTCGGCGACCCGGTGCTGCCCGCACAGCCCCGCGACGCGCACCACGCTCTGGCCGACGCCCGGCACAACGTCACCCGGGCACGCGCTCTCGGACTCCTGCCACAGGAGTGA
- a CDS encoding LapA family protein: protein MAASTPAEGPISGNPVSEKRFSASAVPPRIWVALILVIIAIFFVAQNRDVTEIQVLFFSLEAPQWAALSTTAVVGLLIGLLLRPSERRKRKAAKRK, encoded by the coding sequence ATGGCGGCTTCCACACCCGCGGAAGGCCCGATCAGCGGCAATCCCGTCTCCGAGAAGCGCTTCTCCGCGTCGGCCGTCCCGCCACGTATCTGGGTCGCACTGATCCTGGTCATCATCGCGATCTTCTTCGTGGCGCAGAACAGGGACGTGACCGAGATCCAGGTCCTGTTCTTCTCGCTGGAGGCTCCGCAGTGGGCCGCGCTGTCCACCACCGCGGTCGTCGGCCTGCTCATCGGACTCCTCCTGCGTCCCTCGGAGCGCAGGAAGCGCAAGGCCGCGAAGCGGAAGTGA
- a CDS encoding DNA alkylation repair protein translates to MSGTTVAQVMAELAELEDPGMRRVNEKHGDDHGVNLTKLRALAKRIRTQQDLALDLWATDDTAARLLALLICRPKAFGRDELDTMLRHARAPKVHDWLVNYVVRKNPHAEELRLAWSADADPVVASAGWALTADRVVRKPEGLDLAALLDVIEARMKDAPDRLQWAMNTCLAQIGIRHPRYRARAIDIGERLQVLRDYPTPPNCTSPFAPAWIAEMVRRQA, encoded by the coding sequence ATGAGTGGAACGACGGTGGCGCAGGTCATGGCCGAGCTCGCCGAGCTCGAGGACCCCGGGATGCGCAGGGTCAACGAGAAGCACGGCGACGACCACGGCGTGAACCTCACCAAGCTGCGGGCCCTCGCCAAGCGGATCAGGACCCAGCAGGACCTGGCGCTCGACCTCTGGGCGACCGACGACACCGCGGCCAGGCTCCTGGCACTGCTCATCTGCCGACCGAAGGCCTTCGGACGCGACGAGCTGGACACCATGCTGCGCCACGCGCGCGCTCCCAAGGTGCACGACTGGCTCGTGAACTACGTGGTGCGCAAGAACCCGCACGCCGAGGAGCTGCGTCTGGCCTGGAGCGCGGACGCGGACCCGGTCGTCGCGAGCGCCGGCTGGGCACTGACCGCCGACCGGGTGGTGAGGAAGCCCGAGGGCCTCGACCTCGCCGCACTGCTCGACGTCATCGAGGCGCGGATGAAGGACGCCCCGGACCGGCTGCAGTGGGCGATGAACACCTGCCTGGCCCAGATCGGGATCCGGCACCCGCGGTACCGCGCCCGCGCGATCGACATCGGCGAGCGCCTCCAGGTGCTCAGGGACTACCCGACCCCGCCGAACTGCACGTCGCCGTTCGCGCCCGCGTGGATCGCCGAGATGGTGCGACGCCAGGCGTAG
- a CDS encoding alkyl/aryl-sulfatase, translating to MAHGTGTGRTTGGVPRPTASGDTGTETRGPSLADTADFDNARRGLVAPAPPTVTDARGRSVWDLRPFSFFEEGADRVPDTVHPHLWRQGRLTAMSGLYEVAEGIYQVRGMDLSNMTVIEGREGVVVVDPLVSEEVAARALALYREHRSDRPVTAVVYTHPHLDHFGGVLGVVDPADVASGRVPVVAPEHFMEHAVSENVYAGTAMIRRGMYFAAFDLEPGPEGRVGMGLGLGTSQGQVGLVPPTLEITRTGQEEVLDGVRFVFQMTPGTEAPAEMNFHLPEKRALCTAENACHTLHNLLTLRGAQVRDARMWSRYLNETLQLFADDSDVVFASHHWPIWGTEGIRGFLAEQRDVYAYLHDQTLRLMNKGSTGIEIAEELPIPPGLAEAWSARGYYGSISHNIKAVYQRYMGWFDGNPAHLWQHPPRAQGERYARAMGGVDGLLEQARAFAAADDLRFAAELTSHAVFAAPDRDDTKELLADILTRLGHGAENAIWRNFFLVGAKELRNGVPPTAIALADSLVSALDVTQILDSVGIRVDGPRAWREELSLDLHMTDSGERYRAMLSNGVLIHYPDPKDEAADLALSVTKDALVRVLTTGELDGVEHRGDAGALHRLMAVLDEPRPDFAIVTP from the coding sequence GTGGCACATGGCACCGGGACCGGCCGCACGACCGGAGGGGTCCCCCGCCCCACGGCGTCGGGGGACACGGGCACGGAGACGCGGGGCCCGTCCCTGGCCGACACGGCCGACTTCGACAACGCGCGGCGCGGACTCGTCGCACCGGCCCCGCCCACCGTGACCGACGCGCGCGGCCGGTCGGTGTGGGACCTGCGCCCCTTCTCCTTCTTCGAGGAGGGCGCGGACCGGGTTCCCGACACCGTGCATCCCCACCTGTGGCGCCAGGGGCGGCTGACCGCCATGAGCGGCCTCTACGAGGTCGCCGAGGGCATCTACCAGGTGCGCGGTATGGACCTGTCCAACATGACCGTGATCGAGGGGCGCGAGGGCGTCGTCGTCGTGGACCCGCTGGTGTCCGAGGAGGTCGCGGCGCGGGCCCTCGCCCTGTACCGCGAACACCGTTCGGACCGGCCGGTCACCGCCGTCGTCTACACCCACCCCCACCTCGATCACTTCGGCGGCGTGCTCGGCGTCGTCGACCCCGCCGACGTCGCGTCGGGCCGGGTGCCGGTCGTCGCCCCCGAGCACTTCATGGAACACGCGGTGTCGGAGAACGTCTACGCCGGGACGGCGATGATCCGGCGCGGCATGTACTTCGCGGCCTTCGACCTCGAACCGGGACCGGAGGGGCGCGTCGGGATGGGGCTCGGCCTCGGGACCTCCCAGGGGCAGGTGGGCCTGGTCCCGCCGACCCTGGAGATCACGCGCACGGGCCAGGAGGAAGTGCTCGACGGCGTGCGGTTCGTGTTCCAGATGACCCCGGGCACCGAGGCGCCGGCGGAGATGAACTTCCACCTCCCCGAGAAGCGCGCCCTGTGCACCGCCGAGAACGCGTGCCACACCCTGCACAACCTGCTCACACTGCGCGGCGCCCAGGTCCGTGACGCCCGGATGTGGTCGCGCTACCTCAACGAGACCCTGCAACTCTTCGCCGACGACTCCGACGTCGTCTTCGCCTCGCACCACTGGCCCATCTGGGGCACCGAGGGGATCCGCGGCTTCCTCGCCGAGCAGCGCGACGTCTACGCCTACCTGCACGACCAGACCCTGCGGTTGATGAACAAGGGATCGACGGGCATCGAGATCGCGGAGGAGCTGCCGATCCCGCCCGGGCTGGCGGAGGCCTGGAGCGCACGCGGCTACTACGGTTCGATCTCGCACAACATCAAGGCCGTGTACCAGCGGTACATGGGATGGTTCGACGGCAACCCCGCCCATCTGTGGCAGCACCCGCCGCGGGCCCAGGGCGAGCGCTATGCCCGTGCCATGGGCGGTGTCGACGGCCTCCTGGAGCAGGCCCGGGCCTTCGCCGCCGCGGACGACCTGCGCTTCGCCGCCGAGCTCACCTCGCACGCGGTCTTCGCCGCGCCGGACCGTGACGACACCAAGGAGCTGCTGGCGGACATCCTGACCCGGCTCGGGCACGGGGCCGAGAACGCCATCTGGCGGAACTTCTTCCTGGTGGGCGCCAAGGAGCTGCGGAACGGGGTGCCGCCGACCGCCATCGCCCTGGCCGACAGCCTGGTCTCGGCCCTCGATGTCACGCAGATCCTGGACTCGGTGGGCATCCGGGTGGACGGACCCCGCGCCTGGAGGGAGGAGCTGTCCCTGGACCTGCACATGACCGACAGCGGCGAGCGCTACCGGGCCATGCTCTCCAACGGGGTGCTCATCCACTACCCCGACCCGAAGGACGAGGCGGCGGACCTGGCCCTGAGCGTGACCAAGGACGCGTTGGTCCGGGTCCTCACGACGGGGGAGCTGGACGGTGTGGAGCACCGCGGGGACGCGGGGGCGCTCCACCGGCTGATGGCGGTCCTGGACGAACCCCGTCCCGACTTCGCGATCGTCACGCCCTGA
- the aztB gene encoding zinc ABC transporter permease AztB, whose translation MEAFFAPFGVVFVQRALWGGILVSAVCALAGTWVVLRGMAFLGDAMSHGMLPGVALASLFGQNLLLGATLAAGTMAVGVTALGRSPRLSQDTSIGLLFVGMLSVGVIIVSHSASFAVDLTGFLFGDVLAVRERDLAYLGAALGVALAVAVGGHRAFVALAFDPRKAHTLGLAPRAAHAVLLGLVTLAVVASFHVVGTLLVFGLLIAPPAAVALWARGIPVIMLGAALLGSTATFVGLLVSWHWETAAGATIAAVAVAMFFVSVLASAARPSPRRSSTRADRPARPSAVSHPEGQMTS comes from the coding sequence ATGGAAGCCTTCTTCGCACCCTTCGGGGTCGTCTTCGTCCAGCGCGCACTGTGGGGCGGGATCCTCGTCTCCGCCGTCTGCGCGCTCGCCGGGACGTGGGTGGTCCTGCGCGGCATGGCGTTCCTCGGGGACGCGATGTCGCACGGCATGCTGCCCGGGGTGGCGCTGGCCTCCCTCTTCGGACAGAACCTCCTCCTGGGCGCCACCCTGGCGGCCGGGACGATGGCCGTCGGGGTCACCGCGCTGGGCCGCTCGCCCCGTCTGTCCCAGGACACGAGCATCGGGCTGCTCTTCGTCGGCATGCTCTCGGTCGGCGTCATCATCGTGTCCCACTCGGCCTCCTTCGCCGTCGACCTCACCGGGTTCCTCTTCGGCGACGTCCTGGCCGTGCGCGAGCGCGACCTGGCCTACCTGGGGGCCGCCCTGGGCGTGGCGCTCGCGGTCGCGGTCGGCGGGCACCGGGCCTTCGTCGCCCTGGCCTTCGACCCGCGCAAGGCGCACACCCTGGGCCTGGCGCCCCGCGCGGCGCACGCCGTGCTGCTCGGCCTGGTCACCCTGGCCGTGGTCGCCTCCTTCCACGTGGTCGGCACGCTGCTGGTGTTCGGCCTGCTCATCGCGCCCCCGGCGGCCGTCGCGCTCTGGGCGCGCGGCATCCCGGTGATCATGCTCGGCGCGGCGCTGCTGGGCAGCACCGCGACCTTCGTCGGCCTGCTCGTGTCCTGGCACTGGGAGACGGCGGCCGGCGCCACCATCGCGGCCGTGGCGGTGGCGATGTTCTTCGTCTCCGTGCTCGCCTCCGCCGCCCGGCCCTCGCCCCGGCGCTCCTCCACGCGAGCCGACCGCCCCGCGCGCCCCTCCGCCGTCTCCCATCCGGAAGGACAGATGACCTCATGA
- a CDS encoding LPXTG cell wall anchor domain-containing protein, producing the protein MPYGSATGSGTTLAATGIATGHLWLIAVGLLVTVAGAVLIRFSFRADLGPTQ; encoded by the coding sequence GTGCCATACGGATCTGCCACCGGCTCGGGGACCACGCTGGCGGCGACGGGGATCGCCACCGGCCACCTCTGGCTGATCGCCGTCGGTCTCCTGGTGACCGTCGCCGGAGCGGTCCTGATCAGGTTCTCTTTCCGCGCCGACCTGGGCCCGACGCAGTGA
- a CDS encoding DUF4333 domain-containing protein, protein MRHVKRRQLMAGAVLGALPLFLATGCSFSIGGPGVIAADEVAQRASEMLTEETGQAPDDLTCAEDLPAEEGAQIRCELTAGEDTLGVTVTVIWADGSDADLDVLVDDAPADETAADDAAADDTGGDTAADDTAGDDSAGSSAGDSVPAAEVAEQSAAQLEQAGQTFEGFTCSQDLPAQVGAEIRCNMVSGGMNYGVTITATSVQGTSVLWNIQVDDQAL, encoded by the coding sequence ATGCGGCACGTCAAGCGTCGACAACTCATGGCCGGAGCCGTCCTGGGCGCACTGCCCCTGTTCCTGGCGACCGGCTGCTCGTTCAGTATCGGTGGGCCCGGCGTCATCGCAGCCGACGAGGTCGCCCAGCGGGCGAGCGAGATGTTGACGGAGGAGACCGGCCAGGCCCCGGACGACCTGACCTGCGCCGAGGACCTGCCCGCGGAGGAGGGCGCCCAGATCCGCTGTGAGCTCACGGCCGGCGAGGACACCCTCGGGGTGACCGTCACGGTGATCTGGGCCGACGGCTCCGACGCCGATCTGGACGTTCTGGTCGACGACGCCCCGGCCGACGAGACCGCGGCCGATGACGCCGCGGCGGACGACACGGGTGGTGACACCGCGGCCGACGACACCGCCGGGGACGACTCCGCGGGCTCGTCCGCGGGCGACTCCGTCCCGGCCGCGGAGGTCGCCGAGCAGTCGGCCGCCCAGCTGGAGCAGGCCGGCCAGACCTTCGAGGGGTTCACCTGCTCCCAGGACCTGCCCGCGCAGGTGGGTGCCGAGATCCGCTGCAACATGGTGAGCGGGGGCATGAACTACGGCGTGACCATCACGGCGACCTCGGTTCAGGGGACGAGCGTCCTGTGGAACATCCAGGTCGACGACCAGGCCCTGTAA
- a CDS encoding glycosyltransferase family 2 protein, with the protein MIGPDDSALPRARCVRPGVVAALAAVSLVGFVAWGVLHVVVMAHHGVDANLNMGLVWLACFALLWWVPLAWFERPFRATGAQREALDRLVVTVQIPVYNEDPGVLRKCLRSVLEQSRKVDRVRVVDDGSIDPDTGAVRDYAEIRDRFLADAAEAGVAATWDRTPNRGKRYAQMHVLADDDADVFVTLDSDSVMDRDAVREGLAPFADPRVTSVAGHVLVLNRDTNLLTRMTGLLYLPFTRGLRSAQSVLRRVTINSGTLAFYRAHLVRDRAGVYENETFLGRPMQMNDDSMLTFYGLLEGDTVHQPSSLVFTLVPETASHYFGQQLRWMRGTTVRHLWWLRYMPVRGVVFWGTVAEYLHLFLGYAVPLLIVLHPDLRTHLGDIAFAAFVIGTAVSYLISLRIFMVVRSDETVVQRLLLFLCAPVATVWRLLLLRPLYLYAMCTCGRIAQWGTRNKVEVAYPADPVRA; encoded by the coding sequence GTGATCGGTCCCGACGACAGCGCACTTCCCCGGGCGCGCTGCGTGCGCCCGGGGGTGGTCGCCGCGCTGGCGGCCGTGTCCCTGGTCGGCTTCGTCGCCTGGGGCGTCCTGCACGTGGTGGTCATGGCCCACCACGGGGTCGACGCCAACCTGAACATGGGCCTGGTGTGGCTCGCCTGCTTCGCTCTGCTGTGGTGGGTCCCACTGGCCTGGTTCGAGCGCCCCTTCCGGGCCACCGGCGCACAGCGCGAGGCACTCGACCGGCTGGTCGTCACGGTGCAGATCCCGGTCTACAACGAGGATCCCGGCGTCCTGCGGAAGTGCCTGCGCTCCGTGCTCGAACAGAGCCGGAAGGTGGACCGGGTCAGGGTGGTGGACGACGGCTCCATCGATCCGGACACCGGCGCCGTGCGGGACTACGCCGAGATCCGCGACCGGTTCCTGGCCGACGCGGCCGAGGCGGGCGTGGCCGCGACCTGGGACCGCACGCCCAACCGGGGCAAGCGGTACGCGCAGATGCACGTCCTGGCCGACGACGACGCCGACGTCTTCGTCACCCTGGACAGCGACTCGGTCATGGACCGCGACGCCGTCCGGGAGGGGCTCGCGCCCTTCGCCGACCCCAGGGTCACCTCCGTCGCGGGGCACGTCCTGGTCCTCAACCGGGACACCAACCTGCTGACCCGGATGACCGGCCTGCTGTACCTGCCGTTCACCCGCGGTCTGCGCAGTGCCCAGTCGGTGCTGCGCAGGGTGACGATCAACTCGGGCACACTGGCCTTCTACCGGGCCCACCTGGTGCGGGACCGCGCGGGCGTGTACGAGAACGAGACCTTCCTCGGCCGTCCGATGCAGATGAACGACGACTCCATGCTGACGTTCTACGGACTCTTGGAGGGGGACACGGTGCACCAGCCCTCGTCCCTGGTCTTCACCCTCGTCCCCGAGACCGCGAGCCACTACTTCGGCCAGCAGCTGCGCTGGATGCGCGGCACGACGGTGCGCCACCTGTGGTGGCTGCGGTACATGCCGGTCCGCGGTGTGGTCTTCTGGGGGACCGTGGCCGAGTACCTGCACCTGTTCCTGGGCTACGCGGTGCCGCTGCTGATCGTCCTGCACCCGGACCTGCGGACGCACCTGGGGGACATCGCCTTCGCGGCGTTCGTGATCGGGACGGCCGTCAGCTACCTCATCTCGCTGCGGATCTTCATGGTCGTGCGCTCGGACGAGACGGTGGTCCAGCGACTGCTGCTGTTCCTCTGCGCGCCGGTCGCCACGGTCTGGCGCCTCCTGCTGCTCCGGCCGCTGTACCTGTACGCGATGTGCACCTGCGGCCGTATCGCACAGTGGGGGACGCGAAACAAGGTGGAGGTCGCCTACCCGGCCGATCCCGTACGGGCCTGA